Below is a window of Escherichia coli DSM 30083 = JCM 1649 = ATCC 11775 DNA.
GGCTGACCTCGGAAGTGGTGGCGGCGGTAGCGAAGATTTGCTCCAACGCGGACCTGATCTACGGCGCGAAGAAAATGCCGGTGATCAAAAAGGCCAATACCACCATTGGTATTCCGGGCACCTTTAGCGCCCGTTTGCAGCCGAATGATACCCGTGACGACGTGCAAAGTATCGCCGCGCAAATCTACGAAGGGCTTTCCTTCGGGGTGGGCGATGCGGTGATCGGCGTTAACCCGGTGACTGACGACGTGGAAAACTTAAGCCGCGTGTTGGATACCATCTATGGCGTGATCGACAAATTCAACATCCCAACTCAGGGCTGCGTACTGGCGCACGTCACCACCCAGATCGAAGCGATCCGTCGTGGCGCACCAGGCGGGCTGATTTTCCAGAGTATCTGCGGCAGCGAAAAAGGGCTGAAAGAGTTTGGCGTAGAGCTGGCGATGCTCGCTGAAGCACGCGCAGTGGGCGCGGAGTTCAACCGTATCGCCGGGGAAAACTGTCTCTACTTCGAAACCGGACAAGGCTCGGCGCTATCCGCTGGCGCTAACTTCGGCGCAGACCAGGTGACGATGGAAGCGCGTAACTATGGGCTGGCGCGTCATTACGATCCGTTTATCGTCAACACCGTGGTCGGTTTTATTGGGCCGGAGTATCTCTACAACGACCGCCAGATTATCCGCGCAGGCTTAGAAGAT
It encodes the following:
- the eutB gene encoding ethanolamine ammonia-lyase subunit alpha encodes the protein MKLKTTLFGNVYQFKDVKEVLAKANELRSGDVLAGVAAASSQERVAAKQVLSEMTVADIRNNPVIAYEDDCVTRLIQDDVNETAYNQIKNWSISELREYVLSDETSVDDIAFTRKGLTSEVVAAVAKICSNADLIYGAKKMPVIKKANTTIGIPGTFSARLQPNDTRDDVQSIAAQIYEGLSFGVGDAVIGVNPVTDDVENLSRVLDTIYGVIDKFNIPTQGCVLAHVTTQIEAIRRGAPGGLIFQSICGSEKGLKEFGVELAMLAEARAVGAEFNRIAGENCLYFETGQGSALSAGANFGADQVTMEARNYGLARHYDPFIVNTVVGFIGPEYLYNDRQIIRAGLEDHFMGKLSGISMGCDCCYTNHADADQNLNENLMILLATAGCNYIMGMPLGDDIMLNYQTTAFHDTATVRQLLNLRPSPEFERWLESMGIMANGRLTKRAGDPSLFF